The Hypanus sabinus isolate sHypSab1 chromosome 1, sHypSab1.hap1, whole genome shotgun sequence genome contains a region encoding:
- the LOC132401985 gene encoding uncharacterized protein LOC132401985 produces the protein MASLLGTQLHHTTAYHPQSNGLVERFHRHLKSALMARLRGANWADELPWVLLGIRTAPKDDLHTSSAELVYGAPLAVPGEFLPAPRGQEEEPAAVLGRLREKLSNLAPIPTSQHGRHPTCVPKDLRNCKFVFVRRGGHRPPLQRPYEGPFTVFRNNGSTFVLDVGGKEEVFTVDRLKPAHVDLAQPAEFPAPRRRGRPPKQVLAQAVDIGGCIAGSGGGVM, from the coding sequence atggccagccttttggggactcagctgcaccacaccactgcctaccacccacagtcgaacgggctagtggagcgtttccaccgtcacctgaagtcggccctcatggcccgcctgcgaggagccaactgggcggacgagcttccctgggtccttctcggcatccgcacagcgcccaaggacgacctgcacacctcgtcggccgagttggtatacggcgcgcccctggccgtccccggggagttcctaccagccccgagggggcaagaggaagaacccgctgcagtcctgggcagacttcgcgagaagctcagtaacctggcccccatacccacttcacagcatgggcggcacccgacctgcgtacccaaagacctacggaactgtaagtttgtgtttgtacgaaggggcgggcatcggccaccgctgcagcggccatacgaggggccgtttacggtgttccggaacaacgggtccacgttcgtgctggacgttggggggaaggaggaggttttcacggtggaccgcctcaagccggcccatgtggacctggcgcaaccggccgagtttccggcgcctcggcgcagaggccgacctcccaagcaggttctggcccaggctgtggacattggggggtgtatcgccggttctggggggggggttatgtag